The Stigmatopora nigra isolate UIUO_SnigA chromosome 23, RoL_Snig_1.1, whole genome shotgun sequence genome includes the window attgtAATGTGATGTTAGTGAAGCAGTCTCATCTAGAACCCCATCTGTGAGGTCAGGACAACTTGGCTTGAGTcgagctcattttttttttttgcggttgCAATCTTAGAGGAGGGCTTTGCCATAGTTTATCCTTTCAGCGGTGTGTTTACCTGCCGCACATTTTTATGGTTTGTACAAGTTTGATGAAGCACATGGCATCCAGCTTTCAGTTTGAACATGAGTTATAGCCCAGAGCTTACTTTTCTACGGAAAATTTAAGCGGCCTAGAGATAAACTACAAAGCAAATAATGATCAGAACGCCTGCATTAATTTTTGATTCTATCGATTTGGTGGATAAAAATGTAGCAGTTTCAAGTTGAGGTTGCAAATTCCTGGCAAGTCACTAAAAAACGACGATATCTAAATCTGCTTTTCCGTCCGAAACAATCGACTTCATCGCCTGACTTTTACGGCCCGGATCGGCGATTGGCGAAGACGTGCGAGTCCGCTTTGATATTTGACAGATGTTCTGACGGCCTGACGGGATTCGACTGGCTGCCCAGTGTGTCAAACCATGCACTTGCACCCCCCCTCCACCCCACCCCAAGGCTTAATCCTTGCTTGTCCTGCCATTTGGTTTTAACCCGAACCTTAAAATAAAACTAATCCTAACTTTAATCTCTACCAAGCTAAATATTGAAGTCTAAATGTAACTCTTATAGAAGAAGTCTGGGCTTGGTGGTGGTGTCTTTCCTCttgaaagaaatacaaatggATACCAGCTGACCGGGAGATTCGCCCTATTGTGCGTCTTCCCACTCGGTCCCATTTTACGAGTCCGTTggtgaagaaaacaaaacgtGGTCTCAGTGCAGAGTGGGATGAGAAAGAAACCAACAGACATGTGCAACTACTTAACTTTCTTGTGAAATTCTGTTCTATTGCCATTGTCCAAAGCATTTGGATTGGTAGGGATGGCAGCAATCATTggcatttttcaaattgaagcaAAACAGAGTCATaacattgacaaaaatgtattttgattttaattttacatcTTATTGGTGAGTCTGACTATGAAATATAATCAATTGTTCAGccaaatttcatcattttacatgttttttttggatttgtttgttttctaccAAGTTAAAGTATGTGGCGGTCGTGAAATGAACTGTAAGAGCTTCCAATTCTATTCCTGTGTTAGTGATTCCATTAGGCTTGATGCTGGATTAACTTGTCCTTATCTCAGAGGGTGATTGGGTTATAATAGTGAATCAACAATAGTGTTTGCACACACGATTGAAAGGCATTGCCAACCGAGTGACGGCAACAATCGGAGCCAAAAAGTCCATTTCAAGTCAAAACAATGAACAAGCACAAGTAAATAGAGTGTACCCACGGTCATTTAGTTGTTAAAATGTTCTATTTCATGACCAATTGTAAGACTTTCTTTTGATTATAATCTAAGAGTTAGTTTTTAGGGATTGGAAAGAAAGAAATCAGTCCAAATCTTGTTTGCCTAAAGCATTTGGGGGTTATAAAATGACCACTTTTCAAAAACAAGGCCCAATGCTTGGAAACGGTCACAATAAATCGATTCCCGAAAATCTCATTCAACTCTTACTCTtgattttcttaaataaaaaactGGAAAAGGCAAAGAAATGTAAGTTTGCAATGCACTTTTGCCTGCAAAGAGCTACTTTAGTCACGACATCACCATAAGATGACTCACCTGCCTTGAGGCCGTGATTCCTTGTTATGATTGGAATTTTGCCCTTCCCTCCTCATATCCAAACTTGACATCCTCGGGGCTGGGGCACTGTTTGGGGACAACGTTCGTCAAAACAGATGACAATTTATCAAGCAAAATCATTCACGGGCATCAAATGAGTTCATAtcttttgatttgttttctattaaaacaaaacaacaacaaaaacaccttCTTTTCAAAGGTATTTCCAATTGACAGGTCCTTTCActgttatttaaatatatacatatatatttttattatttattgttatggtactgttcattttccataccgcttatcctcacaatggtcgcgggggtgccggaggtcattgcagctaactatgggcagttGGGAAGAAAcaccaatggcagggcacaatgagacaaacaataTTATTAACACTCATATTTAAGGTCAATTGATAATTTAGAgcccaggtgtcaaagtggcggcccgggggccaaatctgaccggccggatcattttgtgtggcccgggaaagtaaatcatgagtgctgactttctgttttaggatcaaattaaaatgatagatatagatgtatattatatttcctgattttcccccttttaaatcaataattgcatttttttatccattttttctttgtgtttttagtataaaaatcattttgtaaaatctaggaATATATAAAAttgtttccactttaatatggaacaaaatgattaagagattttcccttactaagaaaaaaactaaagtaaacattgttttacatctagaaataaatgaatatccagaacttttgatccagttcttttaatccatttattaaaaaaatctaaatattatatctaaaacggcccacatgaaattgagttgatgttaatgcggcccgtgaaccaacccgagtctgacacccttgctatagAGCATATCTATACTCATGTGAATAAACATATGGAAGATTGTAGCCAATTTGCATCTATAGTCCATTGTGTAAGGACTGGAAATGGCAAATTTGGGAGAACAATTGATAACATATTTCATAGTAAGGCTAGCCAAGAAGGcctaaaattaaaaactaaattcatttaattaaaggtatatatataataaggctttattttttcaaaggcactgaaagatgagcatccatAGCCAGTTTAAGTAAAATAGACATCTATCATTGTTaatagcaggcaatgagttcattttgcatcacattttgtcatttcagAGTTGCTCAAATGAAGAAATTAAGAATTCCGTACACGAAATATGAGTAATTTCAAATCTAGACGGCAAAGTTCAAATGAACACGGGTGCACTGCTGCGTGTGACAATTAATTACTGATTAGTTTACACCGTCTTAACTTTCTAGCTTGGCAGCCAAAGCAGTAGTTAAATCACTTTGCCCTCATCATGGGGTCAGCGCATTATTGACCTTATCTGCACGCTCAAGAGGGAACCCCAGCAAAGCTGCCAAAGGTTAAATGCAACACTCCAAATATTTGGATTAATAGTAGTTGATGAGGATgaattttatttgtgtgtgtgtgtgtgtgtgtgtgtttgctaaAAAATGAATCCAAGCCAGTAAACTGGGAAAGCATAGTTGCTCGGTGTAAGAATGTTTCCCAGCCCTCAATGGTCAttgtgctgttaaaaaaaaattaataatgttCTCTTATGACCAAAATTCCTGCTGAAACTAGTATTTCAAGGgtttcagactcgggttggttcgcgggctgcattaACGTCTACTCGAATTGGtgtgggccggacaattttagatataatatttagattttttttttataaatggattaaaagccgtgaatattcaattttttatagatctatttAGTTGggcattttttcttagtaaaggaaaatctcttttaatcattatgtcctatattatagtggaaaacagaaaatatttttgtctatttttagattttacgaaatgatttttgaactaaaaacacagaaaaatgattaaaaatgacaattattgctttaaaagggggaaaataagtaaatataatatacatctataatcttcattttatttagatcctaaaacagaaagtcggcactcatgatttactttctcgggccacacaaaatgatgtggcgggccagatttggcccccgggccaccactttgacacgtatGTAGTATGTGATTAGTAAATGATGTAGCTTCCAAGCACAGCGACAAAAATTTTGCGCATATACCCCAAAAAAAAGGTCGGTGCACATAGAATCCCCTCTAAAATaagaaacaaataagagtggacagagctactgccactggctcccgcgtgacggcgccatcttggggaaaaaaaaatttgggcaacagccggattaaaaggcctagcgggtcggttgtggcccgcgggccgtagtttgcccatccctgcccTAGACCAACGACGACGTTTTAAATGCATGcaacaaggttaaaaaaaaaatctgattattATATGTTTGAAACTTGACACCCATCTATAGGTCCATTAAATAAATGtgccactttttttctcataaaacgtcaaaaaaataatcttaccTCTTGTTGTTGTATAAGGCGTTCATTCATAAATCCCATCCATGAGATtctgcaaaacaacaacaacagcagtttGATTTAATGAAATGAAACCATTTTACAGTTcttataaaaaatatagtaGATGTACCCCCCTTGGTGAATACAGTCATGATAATTGTGTAAAGCTAGTTGTAGTCATGTAGCATATATAGCCTACTATGAAGCAAGGAAGCAGGCCTGTCACAACtgggaacaaacattttcagcactaaattgaataaaaacgtttgccagaaatacaataaaagaagaaaaaaggaagaaaggaggatggatattgtatacagttaaaaatgatttttggtgagtaaaatatggctatattcctaaataatatttcagttgTATGAGGtcattattgatattttttatgtgtcgcagctgtagctgcagtagaaagttttataaaatagtttttgagggttgattGATTGAAGgcgctgctaaaaaaaaacgccaCTGGTGTcgcacatacctggaactcaataaaAAAGAGAATACCTATAAAATGCAATACCAATGAACATACtatgaataatagtaggcactggaataatagtagggagtggaaaattccaaatgaatgaataatagtaggcaccggaataatagtaggcagtggaaaattccaaaaataatgaatgttagtaggcacgagataattagtgacggataatcgtgttgcaaagttgtattacagttgcaaataatGTAACTCTCGTTTATATTAGGCCTACcaatacattgtaattatgtatattgcaactctaccagtggcaattgcacgttcttactagtactagtacgttagtaaaaacagcacgtgtgctttacacgtagaaagttaatgacatagaacaatgctgctgctgcacggacttaattgaggcaaaaattaataatcgtaggcacccgaataagaatcgtaggcatgcgaaaatttgagttgaaaaaaataatcgtaggcatatGATTATTCGGGTTTTCAGAGTAATGTGAATGTATGATGAGGAATAAAATGATTGGTAGAGACACTACAAGCGTGCAATTTAcccaaaatgacaataataaaaaaaaggggaaaaatgtgaaaacaaacaaaacacagagagatgatatttttttgtgtggatacGTCAACAAAATTTTTCACAATGTCGAACACAACGGTGTCATTTGAGTCCATCACAATTCCGCTTTACAGGAATACATCTGGATTTTAAATCGCTACTACGAAACATCCCGACGACCACAGAAAAACCACCCACTACTAATTGAGACTATAATAAAACTAGCACAGGGAATCGTGGTAGTCGACAAAACCCCCCCAGAAAGTTAGTTTTCCCGATTGGCCTCGATTTAGTTTGACCACAGAAACCATCAGAATGTCACATGAGGATGAATCTATCCTTGAGCAAGTTTTACATCTATTtgatctgtatttttttccttttggtaAACATGCTACATCACATTAAATACTTGACAGTTTTAGCACATCTGTTATGTTCAATTTGAAAATATCGGGAAATTTAATCCTCCATTTTTCGTAAGTAATTATCACCATTGGCATTGAACACAACTACACTAAAAACACTGACCTCTCACAAATGTGTGGAATTTTCTTTTAACTCCCTAAAGGCTTTAGATAGACGCTTCTTCCTGTCTAAACCTGCCACTGAAGTTATTTACAGTATGTACACAACACATTTACTCAGCATGAAAAACAACGTGACTATAATCATTGAAAGCATAGTAAAGAACACACATGTCAAGCCATATTAGGATCAGTGGGAAACTGCCTGAAGTGctgcaaagtcatttttttaaagccttttaCAATCAAATGACACAAgatttcatagtttggctaatacagtgttccctcgctacttcgcggttcagctaccgcggtctcagagcttcgcggattttcttacaaatattacattgaaacaacatattttacagttttttttgttataacatgaatttcactctctctacccgtattctatatggtgtactgtatacagggggtaaaaaatataaaataaataaaaaataaataaaataaaattaaaaattcaaaaacaaattgaataaaattaaattcaaattaaggatttttgaaggggaatccctactttgcggaaattcacttatcgcgggtggtcccggtccccattaaccgcgataaccgagggaacactgtactcaagtgcaacttgtgttttttcccccctctctgCCCACCAAAAACTTGTCatccattcattaattttcccaaGCGCTCATCCACCATACCTACACTacatttaatacatatttttattacaAGAACCATTTATCAATCCCTACATCCCAGCATATGATGTCTATTATGCCACACAGTCGTTCACAACACCATTTTTTGTGTCGTGTGAcattgtttattgttgtttacTTCCCTTTTAAAAAGGGCCTAGAGAAGTGGAGACGATTCTATCTTAAGATTTAACTTCCTGGCCTAATTTATAAGCATGTATCGCCTCTTTAACAAGCTGAAACAGTGCAGAAATTGTTTATCTGTTGACATAAAGTTTCATACCATGACCgcagggttttttttacaaaaaaagttttcccaTCTTTCAATGAAAAGCCGACATAAATACATCTCTGTATTTATAGCTTTATGGTATAAGGATCATGTGAGTTTCCTTGTACTGGCAAGCCAAGATAGACGTACTAAATATTGACTTTTATCGACAAGTGTTCTAGAATGCAATTAGATTGAAATGGATGATGTTCACCACACAAAATTGTCATATTACAAACAATAAGTCCAGATTGTAATATCACAATATTGAAATAGTtgtattacaagattaaaaaggcatttggcaaccagtctagggcatatgtgtcaaagtggcggcccgggggccaaatctggcccaccgcatcattttgtgtggcccgggaaagtaaatcatgagtgccgactttctgttttaggatcaaattaaaatgaagagtatagatgtatattaaatttcctgattttccccctttaaatcaatcagccattatttaatccatttttttcagattttagttcaaaaataattttgtaaaatctaaaaatgtatttaaaaaacgctaaaacaaacattgttttagatctataaaaaaaacttaatattcagggcttttaatccagttcttttaatccatttacaaaaaaatatcatatctaaaatgatccagcccacatgaaatcgagtatTGTCCAGATTGTAATATTCCAGCCTTCAAATCGTTGCATTCTAAGATTAAAGTCAGTAGGTAAGAATCCCCACAACCCTTATGACAATCTGCGGGactaagatgaatgaatgaaagtatgccgcagctcaaaaacaGTTGCGCCGTAAACACCACTTTCAGACAAATAACCTTTGCCTCTCTTTCCAGATCTTACAGTTACAGGTGAATCTAGTGATGTCCATCCTGCTCTACATGATGGTCCTTGTGTACCTCTATGGTATCCAGGCAACCAACATGGACAACAGTCATCAGGGGCAACAACAGCAGCGGCGACAgcggcaacaacaacagcaacaatccAGTCCTGACCCCTTAAACTCCATCATCATCCAGCTACTACAGGCGGACCTCACCAAGACCAAGAACCGAGGGAACCGCAGCCAGCATGGGAAAAGCACCGTGCCACCTCCAGAAGAGCGCGGGAACGTGACGCGGAGCGGCGCCGTCGCGGACGAGGTCACCTTGTTGAATTCGGACCTCCTGAGACAGCGTGAACGTTTCCGTTCCCCGCGAGTGTTGCTGAGTGAGCGGGCGCCATTGCAACCGCCGCCGCTGTACATGTCCGACGACTTTGTGAGCGGCGCCAACAAAACCCGCAAGAAGCGTTACACCGAACACAAGAGCTATCGCGGGGAATACTCGGTGTGTGATAGCGAGAGCCAGTGGGTGACGGATAAAAGTCAAGCTGTGGACACTAGGGGGACCCCAGTCACCGTTTTGGACAAAATTAAAACCAGCGCTACGCAGGATATTAAGCAATACTTTTACGAAACGCGTTGCCGGACCCCCAGGCCATTCAAGGGAGGCTGTAGGGGAATCGACGACAAGAACTGGAACTCGCAGTGCAAAACCACGCAGACTTACGTGCGGGCGTTGACGCAAGTTCGCAATTTAGTCGGGTGGCGCTGGATACGCATTGATACTTCCTGCGTTTGTGCGTTGTCCAGGAAACGCCACAGGACGTGAAATCTTTGCATCATCAGTCAAGGCGCCCAGAGGAACTGTAtctataaattatttaaattatagAAAACATCTAATTATATATGTTATTTATTGAAAGAAGCCTGCTTTTCcccaggaacaaaaaaaaatgcatttggggTTGCAAAGGTGCTTGAAACTCAGACTAATATGTGCCTTGACCAGCGTGGTGGATGCAAGTGGGACACATTTACGTACAAATCGACCAAAATATGTTTACAAACAGTTTGTTCAGTGAagtttgttataaaaaaaaaaaaaaaactaaagtaacccctccaaaaaaaaattgttcttgTCCACACTCTCACCAAAATCTCTTGTTTCCTTTTGATAATAAAAGAAATGATAATGTATATTGGTTTACCGCAATCTGGTGTGAGCATGTACTGTATTCAAATTCCTCACCACCAGTTCCTTTAAAACccaaagcaaaaataaagacaaaagttGGCTGCGAAATTCCATTGGTGAAAACAAGTCTTGAATCAATTTGGGCACTGTTTTTCCACTGTCACTTTTCATTTTGTTAGTTCAAAATTATATCTACATTTACAAGCACGCAATTTCAGATGCTGGCATAAATCTGTGATAAAAGCAAAGATATTTTCCATTGGGCCAATGCCCAGGTGAGGGGAAAAAGGAGGAAGCAAGCGTTTGCCAGTAGAGTAAACATACGTACATCTACAACTTCAATCAAAATAACGCTAAATTTAGTGAAATATCAAATCCGACCACACCTGCTTTTGAGGACTTTTCCAAATTTCcctaaaattggattggataactttattcatcccgtgttCAGGAAATTTCGTTGTTACAGCAGCAAGAGAGTGAGGACACAGAAGGAAAGGCagtttagacataaatagatggtaataagtaagttaataaataaatagatgaataaatatataaataaacgtGTTActgaaatgtgtatgtatatatatatatatatatatatatatatatatatatatatatatatatatatatatatatatatatatatatatatatatatatatatatatatatatatatatatatatatatatatatatatatatatatatatacatacatatatatacatatatatacatatatatatacatatatatatacatatatatatacatatatatatatatatatatatatatatatatatatatatatatatatatatatatatatatatatatatatatatatatatatacatatacatatacatatacatatacatatacatatacatatacatatacatatacatatacatatacatatacatatacatatacatatacatatacatatacatatacatatacatatacatatatatatatatatatatatatatatatatatatatatatacatacatacatacacacacatacatatatatacatacatacattcacatacacacacatacatatatatacatacatacatacacatacatatatacatgcacatacatacatacacatacatatgtacatgcacatacatatatataggcacatatatacatacatacacatacatatatacatgcacatacatatatacatgcacacacatacatacacatacatatatataggcacatataaacatacatacacatacatatatataggcacatataaacatacatacacatacatatatataggcacatataaacatacatacacatagatgtacaagCATGCATATGGTAGGTCTTAAGACTAACAACAACACATTCATAGAGATGTTgttaagtagaggtatcaccGTATCACAACGAATGTTCTATAAAAGGTAAAGATTGGCGTAAAAGTCTACGGTTCAATCACACGCGCTGTTGAAAACCCAGTCTGACCTAACACGCTTCTGCTAATACTTTTTCAATGTTCTCCCAACTTGTCCAAATAAACCAACCGGTAGAAAAAACACACCCTTTAACCCCAAGTGTTAACTTCCATTTTGAATTTTGATACCTCATTCTACCAGGCCTGGAAAAGGTTCTGACCTAAATGTACTCCGTCCGTTGCGCATACTTGAGACTTTTAGTGGATTATGAAGCGCTTTGTTGCCTGGTTCAACATCGGGCATTCCGCATATCAGCTTTGAAGGGGCTttgaaataccattttttttggactgcttGGAATAAAAGTCCGTACATGGTCTTCGGGGAGAGCGCCCATCCCAAAATAGGCAGTTCAGTTTAGAATGGTCACGATTATGTGATGATTTTCGGATACAAAGCTAAAAAACGCTCTATGGTTTCACAGCAGAATAAgtatgaccgtattttcacgactataaggcgcaccgcattataaggcacaccctcaatgaatgacattttttccacatataaggcgcactgtattataagg containing:
- the ntf3 gene encoding neurotrophin-3 isoform X2 codes for the protein MSILLYMMVLVYLYGIQATNMDNSHQGQQQQRRQRQQQQQQSSPDPLNSIIIQLLQADLTKTKNRGNRSQHGKSTVPPPEERGNVTRSGAVADEVTLLNSDLLRQRERFRSPRVLLSERAPLQPPPLYMSDDFVSGANKTRKKRYTEHKSYRGEYSVCDSESQWVTDKSQAVDTRGTPVTVLDKIKTSATQDIKQYFYETRCRTPRPFKGGCRGIDDKNWNSQCKTTQTYVRALTQVRNLVGWRWIRIDTSCVCALSRKRHRT
- the ntf3 gene encoding neurotrophin-3 isoform X1 — its product is MVTFITATNMDNSHQGQQQQRRQRQQQQQQSSPDPLNSIIIQLLQADLTKTKNRGNRSQHGKSTVPPPEERGNVTRSGAVADEVTLLNSDLLRQRERFRSPRVLLSERAPLQPPPLYMSDDFVSGANKTRKKRYTEHKSYRGEYSVCDSESQWVTDKSQAVDTRGTPVTVLDKIKTSATQDIKQYFYETRCRTPRPFKGGCRGIDDKNWNSQCKTTQTYVRALTQVRNLVGWRWIRIDTSCVCALSRKRHRT